GGCAGAATATGAAGCCTTAATAATTAGTTTGGAAATCTTGATAGAGCTGGGGGCAATGGAGGTAGAGGTGTTTGGTGATTTAGAGTTAGTAATAAACCAGCTAAATGGAGAATACAAGTACAGACATATCACCATGGTTGGATATTACTTGGCAGCCACGCAATTGTTGAGCTATTGGGATTATAAGATATCGGTTAATCATGTCCCTAGGGGATTCAATCTGGCAGCCAACGAGATGGCGCAAATAGCCTCAGGAGTACCGCTCCAGGAAAGGACGTATGGAGTAGATGTTGAGATTCAAAGAAGAAATCTTCCTTCTATTCTAGAAAGGGGATTCATTCTGGATGTAATGGTTCTAGAAACTGAGATAAAAGAATGGAGATCGcctattattcatcatttaaaAGATCCTTCTTCACCAACAAGTAAGAAGAACAGACAACAAGAAACTACGTATGTCTTATGGGCAGAAAACCTGTTGAGAAAAACTCCAGATGGACTATTGTTGAAATGCCTAGGCCAAGAGGAATCTATGAGAGTAATGGCCAAAGTACATGAAGAAGTATGCGGGGCACATCAAGTTGGGATGAAGATGAGGTGGTTGCTTAGAAGGTAGAGGTATTTCTAGCCTGATTTAgaaaaagattgcaagtctTATGCTCGAGGCTGTGAAGAATGTCAATGGTATAGACCCCTCCAACATGTGCCTTCAGTACCTTTAAATCCggtggtcaagccttggccaTTCAGAGGgtgggcaatggacttcatcgggcagatTTATCCAGCTTCTAGCAAGAGGCATACTTTCATAATTGTGGCGACGAATTACTTCACTAAATGGGTAGAAGCCTTGGCCGTAAAGACCATAACCTCAGCTACGGTCAAGAAATTTATTGAAACCAAGATTCTGCACAGGTTCGAGGTGCCCAAAATCATAGTCGCGGATCGTggaccatcttttatttcaaaataagttgaagaatttgcaaacaaatacaaaataaagatgatccagtccaGTCCTTACTACCCCCAATCAAATGGCCAGGCGGAGGCCAGCAACAAGATTTTGAtaaacattatcaaaagaatggtgaCAGATAGTCCGGAAAAATGGCATGAGAAGCTAAGAaatactttgtgggcatacCGAACCTCTAAGAGGGCAGGAACGAggacaactccttatgctttgactttcgggcaagatgcgGTTCTTCCCATAGAGATCAATGTAAGTTCTGttagaattcaaaatcaatttgggTTACATAGTGAAGAGTACATAGAAACCATGTGTCAAGGGATTGAAAACTTATATGTagcc
This genomic interval from Malus domestica chromosome 05, GDT2T_hap1 contains the following:
- the LOC139196065 gene encoding uncharacterized protein; protein product: MEVEVFGDLELVINQLNGEYKYRHITMVGYYLAATQLLSYWDYKISVNHVPRGFNLAANEMAQIASGVPLQERTYGVDVEIQRRNLPSILERGFILDVMVLETEIKEWRSPIIHHLKDPSSPTSKKNRQQETTYVLWAENLLRKTPDGLLLKCLGQEESMRVMAKVHEEVCGAHQVGMKMRWLLRR